Proteins from a genomic interval of Garra rufa chromosome 4, GarRuf1.0, whole genome shotgun sequence:
- the LOC141332921 gene encoding uncharacterized protein has translation MAFIKEEIEDMKIEEAFGVKHEDTEEQTDLMALKEEKDVLNEIKEEDQYMNHHDFKTEEKSFSCSQTETTSIQERAPNTGNIGCFTCQECGVSFTHKGSINRHMRIHTGEKPYSCPQCGKRFHHLESLKVHTSVHTGERPFTCQQCGKSFSQKGNLDCHMRVHTGERPYTCQHCGKSFSRKGILNLHMRVHTEVQPRLYTCSQCGQSFKQKDKYEDHLRSHTAEKPYTCPQCGNCFIRKRKNEDYINETETAYVCNPCTIRSFVF, from the exons atggcgtttattaaagaggagattgaagacatgaagattgaagaagcttttggagtcaaacatgaagatactgaggaacaaacag ACCTGATGGCTCTGAAAGAAGAGAAGGACGTACTGAATGAAATCAAAGAAGAAGATCAATACATGAATCatcatgatttcaaaactgaagaaaaatcttttagttgttcacagactgaaaCAACTTCCATACAGGAAAGGGCTCCAAACACAGGAAATATAGGTTGTTTTACCTGCCAAgagtgtggagtaagtttcactcataaaggaagcattaacagacacatgagaattcacactggagagaaaccttactcatgccctcagtgtggaaagagatttcaTCATCTCGAAAGCCTTAAAGTCCACACGAGTGTTCATACAGGAGAAaggccttttacctgccaacagtgtggaaagagtttcagccaaaaaggaaaccttgattgccacatgagagttcacactggagaaaggccttacacctgccaacattgtggaaagagtttcagccgAAAAGGAATCCTTAACTTGCATATGAGAGTACACACTGAAGTTCAACCTAGACTCTACACTTGCTCTCAGTGTGGACAGAGTTTCAAGCAAAAAGATAAATATGAAGACCACCTGAGATCTCACACTGCAGAGAAACCCTACacatgtcctcagtgtggaaattGTTTCAtacgaaaaagaaaaaatgaagacTACATCAATGAGACTGAGACGGCCTACGTATGCAATCCCTGTACCATTCGTTCAttcgttttttaa